The Xanthomonas fragariae genome has a segment encoding these proteins:
- the pilW gene encoding type IV pilus biogenesis/stability protein PilW has product MVAMAIALGAVGCGGRNAKAGLAKTVEEVAPVYSFRDNKATKSRLAVQEKLGLAGNRLQTGDYAGAEEQVRAALKKDAQSVDAIGMLALIQGAKGDVTGSGASYRRAAELAPQRGDVLNNYGAWLCANGSPAESLIWFDRALTDRTYASPASALGNAGGCALEAGQPERAVSDLRKALDLDPNNPYALESMARLEAGRRNYFEARAFIERRLAAAPATASVLQLAIQIERGLGDKVAAGRYQQRLVKEFPDAATATPGANAL; this is encoded by the coding sequence ATGGTGGCCATGGCAATTGCGCTGGGCGCGGTCGGTTGCGGTGGCCGCAATGCCAAGGCCGGGTTGGCCAAGACCGTGGAAGAAGTCGCTCCGGTGTATTCGTTCCGCGACAACAAGGCGACCAAGAGCCGCCTGGCTGTGCAGGAAAAGCTTGGGTTGGCCGGCAATCGACTGCAGACCGGCGATTATGCCGGTGCCGAAGAGCAGGTCCGTGCAGCATTGAAGAAGGACGCGCAGTCGGTGGATGCCATCGGTATGCTGGCGTTGATCCAAGGAGCCAAGGGCGATGTGACTGGTTCTGGCGCCTCCTACCGCCGGGCTGCCGAACTCGCGCCGCAGCGCGGCGATGTATTGAACAACTACGGTGCATGGCTGTGTGCGAATGGGTCGCCTGCCGAATCGTTGATCTGGTTCGATCGCGCGTTGACCGACAGAACCTACGCATCTCCTGCTTCTGCACTAGGCAACGCGGGCGGTTGCGCACTTGAGGCTGGTCAGCCCGAGCGTGCAGTCAGCGATCTGCGCAAAGCGCTCGATCTGGATCCGAATAACCCGTACGCGCTTGAGTCGATGGCACGGTTGGAAGCAGGGCGTCGCAATTATTTCGAAGCCCGCGCTTTTATCGAAAGACGTTTGGCGGCTGCACCGGCAACAGCTTCCGTGTTACAACTCGCCATTCAGATTGAGCGAGGGCTAGGCGACAAGGTAGCCGCCGGCCGTTACCAACAGCGGTTGGTCAAGGAATTCCCTGACGCAGCGACCGCTACTCCCGGGGCCAATGCATTGTGA
- a CDS encoding helix-turn-helix domain-containing protein → MISDSNSNLFEQEKGCGQHLREARQAAGLSVDDVAGKLRMPAHVVRSLEQEEWQRLGAPVFVRGQLSSYARLLQVDLESLLQQANIAPIEPVKLVSHTHTPRARRILESTTRKAMYVVITGVFAVPVWYATRSHLDGKAAPTMVSLDSMPESARAGRPGNAAAQPASAPREQPAPYIASMTPVPRATAEAEATAVSTTSGGSLSLSFSGDSWVQILAPDGSAVEKALVRAGERRSYSPGQVGRVVLGNASAVQVQQGGSIVDVKPFQRANVARFAVSSDGSVVPASE, encoded by the coding sequence GTGATCAGTGATTCCAATTCGAACCTTTTCGAGCAGGAAAAGGGCTGCGGACAGCATTTGCGCGAAGCGCGCCAAGCAGCAGGTCTGAGCGTGGACGATGTCGCCGGCAAGCTGCGTATGCCGGCGCATGTGGTGCGCTCATTGGAGCAGGAAGAATGGCAGCGCCTCGGTGCGCCGGTCTTCGTGCGAGGTCAGTTAAGCAGTTATGCGCGCTTGCTGCAGGTCGACCTGGAGTCGCTGCTGCAGCAGGCAAACATCGCACCGATCGAACCGGTCAAGCTGGTCAGCCACACTCACACCCCGCGTGCGCGTCGCATTCTCGAAAGCACCACGCGCAAGGCGATGTACGTCGTCATAACCGGCGTGTTCGCGGTGCCGGTCTGGTACGCGACCCGCTCGCATCTGGATGGCAAAGCGGCGCCGACTATGGTGTCGCTGGACAGCATGCCGGAGTCCGCAAGGGCTGGCAGGCCGGGCAATGCTGCAGCTCAACCGGCCAGCGCGCCGCGCGAGCAGCCGGCGCCATATATCGCGTCGATGACGCCAGTGCCGCGCGCCACTGCTGAGGCCGAGGCTACTGCGGTTAGTACTACAAGTGGCGGCAGTTTGTCGTTGAGTTTCAGCGGCGACAGTTGGGTGCAGATTCTGGCACCGGATGGCAGCGCAGTCGAAAAAGCACTCGTGCGTGCCGGGGAACGTCGCAGCTATTCGCCGGGTCAGGTAGGCCGCGTCGTGCTGGGCAATGCGTCGGCGGTACAGGTTCAGCAAGGCGGCAGTATCGTCGATGTGAAACCGTTCCAGCGCGCTAACGTGGCGCGTTTTGCGGTATCCTCCGACGGCTCCGTAGTACCTGCTTCTGAGTGA
- a CDS encoding 3-hydroxyacyl-CoA dehydrogenase/enoyl-CoA hydratase family protein has protein sequence MSNPLLVRRAAVLGAGVMGAQIAAHLTNAGVDTVLFDLPAKEGPTDGVVLNAIANLGKLRPAPLASKALAQAITPANYQGGLEQLRDCDLIIEAIAERMDWKQDLYKKIAPFVADHAVLASNTSGLGINKLSDVLPEQLRHRFCGVHFFNPPRYMHLAELIPAKGTDKAVLGGLESFLVTTLGKGVVYAKDTPNFIGNRIGVFSILSTIHHTAEFGLGFDEVDALTGPLVGRPKSATYRTSDVVGLDTMAHVIKTMGDTLPNDPWHQYFKSPKWLDALIAKGALGQKVGAGIFRKDGKDILVLDLEKQDYRTADRSAAPDVVEILKIKNPAEKFAKLRESQYPQAQFLWATFRDLFHYSAFHLADIAETARDVDLAIRWGYGWSLGPFETWQAAGWKQVAQWIAEDISSGKSMSSTPLPNWVFDGRDGVHAAEGSYSPARDAQLPRSALPVYKRQRFPDPLLGEQFSPGETVFENDGVRMWHDGDDIAVVNFKTKMNTVSDHVLNGLQEVVGRAEKDFAGVVIWQQKEPFSAGADLAGALGLLQAGKVDAFDAMVANFQATSQRIKYAQVPVISAVRGLALGGGCEFQMHSAKTVASLESYIGLVETGVGLLPAGGGLKEIAVRASQTAGPDGDVFAELKKTFETIAMAKVSNSAVNAQELGLLRATDKIVFNSFEALHIAKAEARALAEGGYRAPLPARRIQVAGDVGIATFKMLLVNMLEGRFISEYDYEIATRIATVVCGGEVDRGALVDEEWLLKLERKHFVELAQQEKTQARIGHMLKTGKPLRN, from the coding sequence ATGTCCAATCCGTTGCTAGTCCGTCGTGCCGCCGTGCTCGGTGCCGGCGTCATGGGTGCGCAGATCGCCGCGCACCTCACCAATGCCGGTGTCGACACCGTGCTTTTCGACTTGCCTGCCAAGGAAGGTCCTACCGACGGTGTCGTGCTCAATGCCATCGCCAACCTCGGCAAGCTCCGCCCTGCCCCGCTCGCCAGCAAGGCGTTGGCCCAGGCGATCACGCCGGCCAATTACCAGGGCGGTCTGGAACAACTGCGCGACTGCGATCTGATCATCGAAGCGATCGCCGAGCGCATGGACTGGAAGCAGGACCTGTACAAGAAGATCGCTCCGTTCGTGGCCGATCATGCCGTGCTGGCATCAAACACCTCGGGCCTGGGCATCAACAAGCTCTCCGACGTGCTACCCGAGCAATTGCGCCATCGTTTCTGCGGCGTGCATTTCTTCAATCCGCCGCGCTATATGCACCTGGCCGAGCTGATCCCGGCCAAGGGCACCGACAAGGCGGTGCTGGGGGGCCTGGAGAGCTTCCTGGTCACCACGCTCGGCAAGGGCGTCGTCTATGCGAAGGACACGCCGAACTTCATCGGCAACCGTATCGGCGTATTCTCGATCCTGTCCACCATCCATCACACCGCCGAGTTCGGTTTGGGCTTCGATGAAGTCGATGCGCTGACCGGCCCGCTGGTCGGGCGCCCGAAGTCGGCAACCTACCGTACTTCGGACGTGGTCGGTCTGGACACCATGGCGCATGTGATCAAGACCATGGGCGACACCCTGCCCAACGATCCGTGGCACCAGTATTTCAAATCCCCGAAGTGGCTGGACGCGCTGATCGCCAAAGGCGCGCTAGGCCAGAAGGTCGGCGCCGGCATCTTCCGCAAGGACGGCAAGGACATCTTGGTGCTGGATCTGGAAAAGCAGGATTACAGAACCGCCGATCGCAGCGCTGCACCGGACGTGGTCGAAATCCTCAAGATCAAGAACCCGGCAGAAAAGTTCGCCAAACTGCGCGAAAGCCAGTATCCGCAGGCACAGTTCCTATGGGCCACATTTCGCGACCTGTTCCACTATAGCGCCTTCCATCTGGCCGATATCGCAGAAACTGCGCGCGATGTGGACCTGGCGATTCGCTGGGGCTACGGCTGGTCGCTGGGCCCGTTCGAAACCTGGCAGGCCGCAGGCTGGAAGCAGGTTGCGCAGTGGATTGCCGAGGATATTTCCAGCGGCAAGAGCATGAGCAGCACGCCGTTGCCTAACTGGGTGTTCGACGGCCGTGATGGCGTGCACGCCGCCGAAGGCTCCTACAGCCCCGCGCGTGATGCCCAGCTGCCGCGCTCGGCGCTGCCGGTGTACAAGCGTCAGCGCTTCCCCGATCCGCTGTTGGGCGAACAGTTCTCACCGGGCGAGACCGTATTCGAAAACGATGGCGTGCGCATGTGGCATGACGGCGACGACATCGCGGTGGTCAACTTCAAGACCAAGATGAACACCGTCTCCGATCACGTGCTCAACGGCTTGCAGGAAGTCGTCGGACGCGCCGAGAAAGACTTCGCCGGCGTGGTGATCTGGCAGCAGAAAGAGCCCTTCTCCGCCGGCGCCGATCTGGCCGGCGCGTTGGGTCTGCTGCAGGCCGGCAAGGTCGATGCATTCGATGCCATGGTCGCCAATTTCCAGGCTACCAGTCAGCGAATCAAGTACGCGCAGGTGCCGGTGATTTCGGCAGTGCGCGGCCTGGCACTGGGTGGCGGCTGCGAGTTCCAGATGCACAGTGCCAAGACCGTGGCATCGCTGGAAAGCTATATCGGCTTGGTGGAAACCGGGGTCGGCCTGCTGCCTGCCGGTGGCGGCCTGAAGGAAATCGCGGTGCGTGCCTCGCAGACCGCAGGTCCAGATGGCGATGTGTTCGCGGAACTGAAGAAGACCTTCGAAACCATTGCGATGGCCAAGGTGTCCAACTCGGCGGTCAACGCTCAGGAACTGGGCCTGCTGCGCGCCACGGACAAGATCGTGTTCAACAGCTTCGAAGCGCTGCACATCGCTAAGGCCGAAGCGCGCGCGTTGGCCGAAGGCGGCTACCGCGCACCGCTGCCGGCACGCCGCATCCAGGTCGCCGGCGACGTCGGTATTGCCACCTTCAAGATGCTGCTGGTCAACATGCTGGAAGGCCGCTTCATCAGCGAATACGACTATGAAATCGCCACCCGCATTGCCACCGTGGTGTGCGGCGGCGAAGTCGATCGCGGCGCGCTGGTCGACGAAGAATGGTTGCTCAAGCTGGAGCGCAAGCACTTCGTCGAACTGGCCCAGCAGGAAAAGACCCAGGCACGGATTGGGCACATGCTCAAGACGGGCAAGCCGTTGAGGAACTGA
- a CDS encoding acetyl-CoA C-acyltransferase, with amino-acid sequence MSKQIQEAYIVAATRTPVGKAPKGVFRNTRPDDMLAHVLRAVVAQAPGIDLSRIDDAIIGCAMPEAEQGMNVARIGVLLAGLPNTVTGQTINRFCSSGIQAVAMAADQIRLGNADLMLAGGTESMSMVPMMGNKVAISPSVFAEDHVAIAYGMGITAEKVAEEWKVSREDQDAFALASHEKAIAAIAAGEFREEITPYEILSHQPDLAGNVIALRKRLVDTDEGPRPDSSIEGLAKLRPVFRNGQFGGSVTAGNSSQMSDGAGAVLLASEQAIKDYGLTPLARLVSFSVAGVRPAVMGIGPVAAIPKALKQAGLSKDQLDWIELNEAFAAQALAVIRDSELDPSKVNPLGGAIALGHPLGATGAIRAATLVHGLRRRQHKYGMVTMCIGTGMGAAGIIEAL; translated from the coding sequence ATGAGCAAGCAGATTCAAGAAGCCTACATCGTCGCCGCCACCCGCACCCCGGTCGGCAAGGCGCCGAAGGGCGTGTTCCGCAATACCCGTCCCGATGACATGCTGGCGCACGTGCTGCGTGCAGTGGTTGCGCAGGCGCCGGGCATCGATCTATCGCGGATCGACGACGCCATTATCGGTTGCGCGATGCCAGAGGCCGAGCAAGGCATGAACGTGGCGCGCATCGGCGTGCTGTTGGCTGGCCTGCCGAATACCGTAACCGGTCAGACCATCAACCGTTTCTGTTCGTCCGGCATCCAGGCCGTGGCGATGGCCGCCGACCAGATCCGTCTTGGCAACGCCGACCTGATGCTGGCCGGCGGTACCGAGTCGATGTCGATGGTGCCGATGATGGGCAACAAGGTCGCCATCTCGCCTAGCGTGTTTGCCGAAGACCATGTCGCCATTGCATACGGCATGGGCATCACCGCCGAGAAGGTCGCCGAGGAATGGAAGGTCTCGCGCGAGGATCAAGACGCGTTCGCCCTCGCCTCGCATGAGAAAGCGATTGCCGCCATTGCTGCCGGCGAGTTCCGCGAGGAGATCACCCCGTACGAGATTCTGTCGCACCAGCCCGATTTGGCCGGCAATGTGATTGCGTTGCGCAAGCGTCTAGTCGATACCGACGAGGGGCCGCGGCCGGATAGCTCGATCGAAGGCTTGGCCAAGCTGCGCCCAGTGTTCCGCAACGGACAGTTCGGCGGCAGCGTCACCGCCGGCAATTCCTCGCAGATGAGCGATGGCGCCGGTGCAGTGCTATTGGCCTCCGAGCAGGCGATCAAGGACTACGGCCTGACCCCGCTTGCGCGTTTGGTCAGCTTCTCGGTAGCAGGCGTGCGCCCGGCAGTGATGGGCATCGGCCCGGTCGCGGCGATTCCCAAAGCGCTCAAGCAGGCCGGCCTGAGCAAAGACCAGCTCGACTGGATCGAGCTCAACGAAGCATTCGCCGCGCAGGCATTGGCAGTGATCCGCGACAGCGAATTGGATCCGTCCAAGGTCAACCCACTCGGCGGCGCAATCGCACTCGGTCACCCGCTGGGTGCGACCGGCGCGATCCGTGCTGCAACGCTGGTGCACGGCCTGCGTCGTCGTCAGCATAAGTACGGCATGGTCACCATGTGCATCGGCACCGGCATGGGCGCGGCGGGCATTATCGAAGCGCTGTAA
- a CDS encoding YfgM family protein: MAIDDLLDEHEQGERVRSWLRKNGAGLVGGVVIGLALILGWQWWQKLTNTELVEANARYEAVVKSIQGKDLDKAAEDIVVLDNGKGGIYAELAALRLAKAQLDAGKNAEAIKTLREVHAEGELKQIVRQRLARVLTESGKPDEAIKLLADAQDHTSLEIRADALVVQGKPDEARALYTKALTTVDVASPQRRLLETKLMDVGGKVPDPAEQI, from the coding sequence ATGGCGATCGACGATCTGCTGGACGAACACGAACAAGGCGAACGCGTTCGTTCCTGGTTGAGAAAAAATGGCGCGGGCCTGGTAGGCGGCGTCGTGATTGGCCTGGCCCTGATTCTAGGCTGGCAGTGGTGGCAGAAGCTCACCAACACCGAATTGGTCGAAGCCAACGCCCGTTACGAGGCGGTGGTGAAATCCATCCAGGGCAAGGACCTGGACAAGGCAGCCGAGGACATCGTGGTGCTCGATAACGGCAAGGGCGGTATTTACGCCGAGCTGGCCGCGCTGCGTTTGGCCAAGGCCCAGTTGGACGCCGGCAAGAATGCCGAAGCAATCAAGACCCTGCGTGAGGTACATGCAGAAGGGGAGCTCAAGCAGATCGTGCGGCAGCGCCTTGCGCGCGTGCTGACCGAGAGCGGCAAGCCGGATGAGGCGATCAAGCTGCTGGCCGATGCGCAGGACCACACCAGCCTGGAGATCCGGGCCGATGCGCTGGTCGTGCAGGGCAAGCCGGATGAAGCGCGTGCGCTTTACACCAAGGCCCTGACCACGGTGGATGTGGCTTCGCCGCAGCGCCGTTTGCTGGAAACCAAGTTGATGGATGTGGGCGGCAAAGTGCCCGATCCGGCGGAGCAGATTTGA
- the bamB gene encoding outer membrane protein assembly factor BamB translates to MKRVDMYKRVALIALMGMSLAGCSTVKGWFAGKDAAAKKAQEPAELVEFEPSVKVDKIWSTGIGKGEGHIGVRQRPAVADGKVYASAITGGVQALDLQTGKRVWEYKPKKEERNDHKFKQRLSGGPGVGESLVVIGTLSGDVIALNQADGTEKWRAKVPNEVIAAPAIAQNLVLVRSNDGRVTAFDSATGERRWFHAEEGPTLSVRGNAPIVTGPGVVFVGNDSGTLSALALQDGRPLWEQAIGVPEGRTELERMSDVDGASVLDGTTLYATSFKNETLALEGPSGRPLWTRDHGGAGGVGVSSSVVVVSDNAGSVWGLDKSSGAAMWSQAALARRSLTGVAIQGDYAVVGDYKGYLHWLKLSDGALAARARAGRDTLLAQPVVVDGILLVQNTDGDLTAFRLAQ, encoded by the coding sequence ATGAAGCGGGTTGACATGTATAAGCGCGTTGCATTGATTGCCCTGATGGGCATGTCGTTGGCTGGCTGCAGCACTGTCAAGGGCTGGTTTGCTGGTAAAGATGCTGCTGCCAAGAAGGCGCAGGAACCTGCCGAACTGGTCGAGTTCGAGCCGTCCGTCAAAGTGGACAAAATCTGGTCCACCGGCATCGGTAAGGGCGAAGGACACATCGGTGTGCGTCAGCGTCCGGCGGTGGCTGACGGCAAGGTATACGCCTCGGCGATTACTGGTGGCGTGCAGGCGCTGGACCTGCAGACCGGCAAGCGCGTGTGGGAATACAAACCCAAGAAGGAAGAGCGCAACGATCACAAGTTCAAGCAGCGCTTGTCCGGTGGACCCGGCGTTGGCGAAAGTCTGGTAGTGATCGGTACGCTGTCTGGCGATGTGATTGCGTTGAACCAGGCCGACGGTACCGAAAAATGGCGCGCCAAGGTGCCCAACGAAGTGATCGCCGCGCCAGCCATCGCGCAGAATCTGGTGCTGGTGCGTAGCAACGATGGCCGCGTGACTGCATTCGATTCGGCAACCGGCGAGCGCCGCTGGTTCCATGCCGAAGAAGGTCCGACCTTGTCGGTGCGCGGCAACGCACCGATCGTGACTGGCCCGGGCGTGGTGTTTGTCGGCAACGACAGCGGCACCTTGAGCGCGCTGGCACTGCAGGATGGTCGCCCCTTGTGGGAGCAGGCCATCGGGGTGCCGGAAGGCCGCACCGAGCTGGAGCGGATGTCCGACGTGGACGGTGCATCGGTACTGGACGGCACCACGCTGTATGCGACCAGCTTCAAGAACGAAACCCTGGCACTGGAAGGCCCGAGCGGCCGGCCGCTGTGGACGCGCGATCACGGCGGCGCTGGTGGTGTTGGCGTGTCGTCCAGCGTGGTGGTGGTCTCGGACAACGCCGGTTCGGTTTGGGGCTTGGACAAGAGCAGCGGTGCGGCGATGTGGTCGCAGGCTGCCTTGGCTCGCCGCTCGCTCACTGGTGTCGCCATTCAGGGCGATTACGCCGTGGTTGGCGATTACAAGGGCTATCTGCACTGGCTGAAACTCAGCGACGGTGCATTGGCCGCGCGCGCGCGCGCCGGACGCGACACGCTGCTGGCGCAGCCGGTGGTCGTGGATGGCATTCTGCTGGTACAAAACACCGATGGCGATCTGACCGCCTTCCGGTTGGCACAATAA
- the ndk gene encoding nucleoside-diphosphate kinase produces the protein MALERTLSIIKPDAVAKNVIGEIYSRFEKAGMKVVAAKYKQLSRREAEGFYAVHRERPFFNALVEFMISGPVMIQALEGENAVAAHRDLLGATNPKDAAPGTIRADFADSIDANAAHGSDSVENAANEVAYFFAATEVVSR, from the coding sequence ATGGCGCTGGAGCGCACCTTATCCATCATCAAGCCTGACGCCGTCGCCAAGAACGTCATCGGCGAAATTTACAGTCGCTTCGAGAAGGCTGGCATGAAGGTTGTGGCGGCCAAATACAAGCAGCTGTCGCGTCGCGAAGCTGAAGGTTTCTATGCGGTGCACCGCGAGCGTCCGTTCTTCAACGCGTTGGTCGAGTTCATGATCTCCGGCCCGGTGATGATCCAGGCGCTTGAAGGCGAGAATGCCGTTGCCGCACATCGTGACCTGCTCGGTGCGACCAATCCCAAGGACGCTGCGCCGGGCACCATCCGCGCCGACTTCGCCGACTCCATCGATGCCAATGCCGCCCACGGCTCGGACTCGGTCGAAAACGCTGCCAACGAAGTCGCGTATTTCTTTGCCGCTACTGAAGTGGTCTCGCGCTGA
- a CDS encoding TetR/AcrR family transcriptional regulator yields MPKPAHFSTKDRILGAAEELFAQHGFAGTSLRQLTTQADVNIAAVNYHFGSKENLVNEVFRRRMDEMTAARLQQLEVAKKSQPGELTAVLAAFVEPALAMAQDRQSGGAFVRVIARAYAEKNDNLRKFLSDHYGHVLREFGKAIAACVPGLSKEELYWRLDFLAGALTYAMADFGLKKRPVGVSEADHSAHAARELIRFAEPGFRTRSTL; encoded by the coding sequence ATGCCCAAGCCCGCTCACTTCTCCACCAAGGACCGCATCCTCGGCGCGGCCGAGGAGCTGTTCGCCCAGCACGGGTTCGCTGGGACTTCGCTGCGTCAATTAACCACCCAGGCCGATGTCAACATCGCTGCGGTCAACTATCACTTCGGCTCCAAGGAAAATCTGGTCAACGAAGTGTTCCGCCGCCGCATGGACGAAATGACCGCCGCACGTCTGCAGCAGCTGGAGGTGGCAAAGAAGTCGCAGCCGGGTGAGCTCACTGCCGTGCTCGCCGCATTCGTCGAGCCGGCCCTAGCGATGGCGCAAGACCGACAGAGCGGCGGTGCCTTTGTGCGGGTGATCGCACGTGCCTACGCCGAAAAGAACGACAACCTGCGCAAGTTTCTGTCCGACCACTACGGACACGTGCTGCGCGAATTCGGCAAGGCTATCGCCGCCTGCGTGCCGGGTCTGAGCAAGGAAGAGCTTTACTGGCGCCTGGACTTTCTGGCCGGCGCGCTGACCTATGCCATGGCCGATTTCGGCCTCAAAAAGCGCCCTGTGGGCGTCAGCGAGGCCGACCACAGTGCGCATGCCGCGCGCGAACTGATTCGTTTTGCAGAACCCGGTTTCCGTACCCGTTCCACACTGTAA
- the rlmN gene encoding 23S rRNA (adenine(2503)-C(2))-methyltransferase RlmN: MNEVVIPSVLQNVPVRIPELRKQNLLDLDREGLERFFADTLGEARYRAHQVMKWIHHRYVTDFDQMTDLGKALRAKLHRHAEVLVPTVVFDKPSTDGTHKWLLAMGTDGKNAIETVYIPDKGRGTLCVSSQVGCGLNCTFCSTATQGFNRNLTTAEIVGQVWVAARHLGNVPHQQRRLTNVVMMGMGEPLMNFDNVVRSMNVMRDDLGYGLASKRVTLSTSGLVPMIDRLSSESDVSLAVSLHAANDTLRQSLVPLNKKYPIAELMESCARYLRSSKKRDSVTFEYTLMKGINDQPEHARQLARLMRQFDNAVQSKDAGKVNLIPFNPFPGTRYERSGEAQIRAFQKILLDAQVLTMVRRTRGDDIDAACGQLKGQVMDRTRRQAEFRRILEGQADRDAAA; this comes from the coding sequence GTGAATGAGGTCGTGATCCCCTCCGTGCTGCAGAACGTTCCTGTCCGTATCCCGGAACTACGCAAGCAGAACCTGCTCGACCTCGACCGCGAGGGACTGGAGCGCTTCTTCGCCGACACGCTCGGCGAAGCACGTTACCGTGCCCATCAGGTGATGAAGTGGATTCACCATCGCTACGTCACCGACTTCGACCAGATGACCGATCTCGGCAAGGCGCTGCGTGCGAAGTTGCACCGGCACGCCGAGGTCCTCGTCCCGACTGTCGTGTTCGACAAGCCTTCCACCGATGGCACCCACAAGTGGCTGCTGGCCATGGGCACCGACGGCAAGAACGCGATCGAGACGGTCTACATCCCCGACAAGGGGCGCGGTACGTTGTGCGTGTCCTCCCAGGTCGGCTGCGGCTTGAACTGCACCTTTTGTTCGACCGCTACCCAGGGCTTCAACCGTAACCTCACCACCGCCGAGATCGTCGGGCAGGTGTGGGTGGCGGCGCGCCATCTGGGCAACGTGCCGCACCAGCAGCGCCGTCTCACCAACGTGGTGATGATGGGCATGGGCGAGCCGTTGATGAATTTCGACAACGTCGTGCGCTCGATGAACGTAATGCGCGACGATCTGGGATACGGGTTGGCCAGCAAGCGGGTCACGCTGTCGACCTCGGGTCTGGTGCCGATGATTGACAGGTTGTCGAGCGAAAGCGATGTCTCGCTGGCGGTCTCGCTGCATGCTGCCAACGACACGCTACGCCAGAGCCTGGTGCCGTTAAACAAGAAATATCCGATTGCGGAGTTGATGGAATCGTGCGCGCGCTATTTGCGCAGCAGCAAGAAGCGCGATTCGGTCACCTTTGAATACACCTTGATGAAAGGAATCAACGACCAGCCGGAGCATGCGCGCCAGCTGGCCAGATTGATGCGGCAGTTTGACAATGCGGTGCAGTCCAAGGACGCTGGCAAGGTGAATCTGATCCCATTCAATCCGTTCCCGGGTACGCGCTACGAGCGCTCGGGCGAGGCGCAGATTCGCGCATTCCAGAAGATCCTGCTCGACGCGCAGGTGCTGACGATGGTTCGCCGCACCCGTGGCGACGACATCGATGCAGCGTGCGGGCAGCTTAAAGGGCAGGTCATGGACCGTACCCGTCGCCAGGCGGAGTTCCGCCGCATATTGGAAGGGCAGGCCGATCGAGATGCGGCAGCGTGA